TAAATCTTCACTAGTAAGGGTgtttcacattttgaaaaacaacgttttaaatgtatattaaaTGCTGTTTTACACTAAGCTTCGTGAACCCAGCACTGGCTCTGCTGGTTGATCTGTTTGTTTTAGGGAAAgggggtggttttgttgttcttaatagtaacaaaactgaaatgtgaGCCCTGAATTGCCTGTGTACTTTAGCTACACTCAGTGGGGAGTTAGACAGCCTGAGTCTCTTATCCTAAGCTGTTAGAGGCAGGGAATTGGAATAACAACCGTTGTCACTAACAAAAGTTGAAATGCTTATAAATACAGTCAAGCAGGGCTTGTTCCAGATCAGGCTGAGGTCGCTGGCACACTGTAACTAACCCTGGGTAGTGTGAGGTTCCCTCCACTTCATTTAAAGCTATAAACTGTTTGCAGTCATTTGTGCAGCACTTTCCAGTTGTCAGAAGGTAGCTCATTTAATCTGGAGAAATGTAAACAGGAAAACTCTCGGCTATTTGGGCAAAGACAAAGGATAAACAAAGAGAGccaaagcaagaaaaggaatgaaTGCAAGGCCAGCAGCTTCTTTACCCTgcttcccctcttccctctttcagATAACAAAGACGTGTCAGTGATGATGAGTGAGATGGATGTCAACGCCATCGCAGGCACCTTGAAACTGTACTTCCGGGAACTGCCCGAACCCCTCTTTACAGATGAGCTGTACCCCAACTTTGCTGAGGGCATTGGTAGGTAGTAGCAGAAATAACCTTTGATAACTGAAACTCTTCCTCAGGAGGCTGCTCCTAAAGCAATAGAAAAACCATTTTTGTAATGTTGGACAGAAGCCTGGAACAAGCTGTTAGGGAAGTGAAATGGAGCTCAGAAATGAGCATTGGAACGACATCTTCTTCCTGTGAGCTTGAATATGGACAATTGCCACGCTTTTTTGTAATTTGAAAATGTCCAGGTTTCTGAAGGATAGGTTAAGAATAGAATGACAGCCTACTTGCTGAGGCTGTGGTTGCTGTTTGCCCCATTCAGTCTTCCAGAGAAGCcctctttttttggggggtggtatACCTTGTCTTATCCTGATGCAGGGGAGAAACATCATAATGGTTGAAAGTCTGAAAGCACTTGAAATGCTTGAGAGAAAAGGATTCTCTGCATGTCTATGAAATAAGGGAAAGAGATCCTGTGGGGTACTGATGTGCAACTCTGACCTTCCAACCTATGATGTAATTACAGTCCATTCAGGACCATCCATATTTGTTCGTTTGGGAAATTTCACAGTCAGTCAAATTCTCGTTCACTGCCTATGGTgatgttttgttattttctgtcctGTAGCACTTTCAGATCCTGTTGCAAAGGAAAGCTGTATGTTGAATCTGTTGTTATCGCTTCCAGAACCCAATCTTGTgacattccttttccttttggacCATTTAAAAAGGTAATAAGTGGATCCTTTAGACATGTATTTAATGTGTAAAGCATCATTATTTTGAGAAGAGGAGCCTTTTCCTTGAATTCATGCTGAATCACGCAAATGAAGAAGCATTTGCTGATTTGCTGTGAATGCTCATCAGATAACCATTGTCTCACACTCACTTAGTGAGGCACTAAATCCTGAATTCCATTCCCACTCATACTGAAAGGACTACAACTGAGGGAAAGGGTAACAGAAGTCTCAGGGCATATCTACTGCAAATGCAAATTCCTGCTGCAATATCGCTGCAAAACTGCACCTGCATCTGGATACAAAGATCGGGAAAGGTTTTAGTATAAATCGTGAAGCTTTGGAAGAGTTTAAGGACTTGTGAGCCCTGTCTCAAAAGGTGCCTGCTATCTAacatgatatatttttaaaaattccagctTTGCACTTCTGCTGACTAGAGTCGTCAGTTCCTTGCTTAGACTAGATTTCTGATCTTGTCTGTGTCTTTGTAAATATGGTTGTAACCATCAAAAAGTATTTCCACATGTCTGATATTAATGCAATAAGCTTGCTTAATACATGCACAATGCGTTAATCTACATATGTATTTTGTACATACCAGATACTGTCACTGGAGAGATGAAAGATAATATTGTGACTGAGGTTCTGGATTAAAATCCAGGAAATCTGGGTTTTACTTGTGTTTCTGCTGCAGACTTTTCTGCTCTTGGATAAATTTTTTTAACCTGTGTGTCTTAGTTTCTCATTTATAAAACTGGGATGAAAACCATTCCTTTATTCCTGTCCCACTTCTGTCTGTGCAGACAGTAAGCAGCAGTCCCTTTCCCAAGTTTAAGCCGTGTCTGTAGAGTGCCTGGAGACTGCGGTTGTGTCAAATCAAGGAATTGCTCATATATAAAGTTCATTTAGGCACATATGGAGAGAGTGGTTGATTGAATGTATCTAAAACTTTTTACAAAAGGAATAAATATGGTTTCTTACTTACGGACACTTCCAAACTCAGATATTTATAAAGATCTGCCTTGTTCATTGTTTGTTCTCCCAGGGTTGCTGAGAGGGAAGGCATTAACAAGATGTCCCTGCATAATCTTGCAACTGTCTTTGGACCAACGCTGCTCAGACCTTCAGAGAAGGACAGTAAAATCCCTGCTAACCCAACACAGCCTATCACAATGACTGATAGTTGGTCACTAGAAGTCATGTCCCAGGTAAAATCCTGAATGTGCTGTTGAATCTTGCGAAGACAGTACGTGGGAAACTGCGGTCCTCTAGCAAGGCCTGGTTCAGCCatccttctgtgttttcatgacAGTTTTTTTGAGAAACATAAACAACTTTCACCCTTCCGCAGACATTTTAGACTGTTTGTAGAACTCTCTTTCTTCAGGCAGTTCAGTTTGCACCTGTACTAATACAGCTTTTCATGAAAAACTGTCAGTGTGCACACAATCctgtgtgttttgtgtttgtgcataGTAAGATTTTTTGAGAGTTGTCTCACAGCGCCATATTGCTAGCCTGGGATAAAAGGACCATCGGTGTTTTTCCGTGATGCTCCTCAACACTTAAACCACCTTCCCTGATGCACAACAAAATTCTTTGCTATATTCAGATTTCTTTGGCCACCGCTGCCTTTCGAAGGCGATGCAGAGAATTTGAACATAGAGGCTCTGTTAACTGGTCAGGGTGTTTTATACTTTCTTGATTGAGTACTGGCAAATTACAGATCAGACTTCTTCAGTGCAGTGGTACACCAACACCACTGTTACACCCTGGAAGCTGAAAAGAGTGTCTCTGAAGCCCTGCAAGTTTTAATATTCCTGCTACTATACACTGTATTCAAACAAATACATAACTGCAGGATGTTCCTGTGGAGAGAGCTGTAGGCCTGTCTGTCAACTCTGAAATAGCCAGGATGAGAATAAGTTAACAGAGCTTTATTAttacctctttctttctctttccaggtTCAAGTTCTTCTGTACTTCCTGCAGCTAGAGACTATCCCTACCCCAGACAGCAAAAGGCAAAGCATTCTCTTTTCCACAGAGGTGTAGTTGCCTGTGACACCAACAGGACACAAAAAAACTGCTCTTGGCATAAATCTGCCACACCTGAGAAAGAGAAGACTGGTGTTTCTTCAGACATTACTGGCCTGTTCCTATCCTGAGGAATTATGGCCCACAgtgtttctgctgtttgttaACCAGAGACAAgctgaagagaaaggagaaaaatctctaCTTTTGATTGGTAGGACCAGAACTGAACTGGAGATGGAGCTGCGCAGAATCTCCACTAGAAGGAGCAATAGACACTTGAACAAATGCACCACAGAGTGTGGCTATTATTCTTTGTTGGGAATGTGACAGAAGGTATTCCTCATTTTATGGATTTAATTTATCATAAAGAAACTTCAAGATTTCTACTGGACCACTTGACAGGATACCCCTTTTCGGGTGAGGGGGAGTTAAATGGTATATTGCAACTGTGTCTTTAATAactgctgtttttaaagtacTGTTCTAGGCCACAAAAATAGCATTGCTTtgcaagaggagaggagaagggaagggtcTGGGATCTAAGATTTCTTCCTCAGAAATTCAAGTCTTGATTTGAACAGGGttctaaacaaataaaacagatgaaaCAGTTTTGCGTACAACTAAAACTGTTGGTTTGCTTGGGGtatggtggtttgtttttttttttttcttacccccccccccccagcccttcccttgGAAATGTTTATACAACTCTAGGGAAGGAGATGCCCTGCTCTTGCCTGTGTTGCACTTCTgatggtttttttggggttaAGGGAGCCAGACCCAATGTTAcactataaataaatatagcaAATTaaagggagcagggaggatTGGAGTCAGTGATTCTGTTTGTGattctgttgtttgtttgcatACAAAAGCAGAGGCAATATCCAGACAGGATCAATAAATTCCTTAGATCCCACCAaacttaatgaaaattaattggGAAGACTGTTAATTCCCAATACTCGAAAGAAAATATGTTatcactgcaaaaataattgaagcatttgtggacaaaaaaaaaaaaaaatcaatggctGTAAGTTTGGCTGGCTGCTTACTCCAAACTTTTATcagaacatcttttttttttttgatacttgAATTTTTGGAGGCTTTGTACATTGCTTCTACAAGAGTCTTTTTCTGATagataaaaatactttgataaAATGTGTCAGAATGTACTTTATGGACAATCTAGCAAGTAGCATGCATTGTGTGTTCTCCAGAAATTCCAACCCTGTTTTAAATAAGAGCAGTGAAGAAATTTCTATGGAACTACATACAGCAGTACAAAAGGTCTAGCCAAGTACCGACTTCATGTTTCCCTCCCTAAATCAGTTAAAGCCACAGGGGTTACATAGGCATAATGGGCAGCAGTATTTGTCTAGCAAATTGAAAGCATAATCTAATTGCTGGTATCCAGAGCAAAGTATTCTGGCTATGAAGCAGTTGTGCCAAACCTCTTGGAGGGGTGGGAGTAGTTCCATTTTCATAAACTACACCAGCCCCCTTTACTTCCTACCCAGTTACGCAGCATCCATTTAGTGGCATCCGTCCATCATCAACCTGATGAGAAGAAAAGTACAGCTtgaaggcaagggaaggaatcagcatgggaaggggagggagggacagaTTTTGAAAGATTGGTAGAGTTAGGTTGTCAACATCATTTGAGGGGAAATACGACAAAGAAAGCAACCCCTGTTATGCtgaatttcacattttctgatGGGTGATCTGCAACCTctcaattaaagaaaaaataacaaaggagTTGTTCAaacagatggaaagaaaaaaattaaagggaaatGATTTTGTAGTCACTGTAATTCTGACTGCTGCATAATATTAGAAATAATTGTACTGTGAATTTGCAAATTCAAAAAGGAACCAATATAAATTTCAATTTTGTGAGTATATCAATATTTTGCATGCTTTGTAAGGATTCTTATAGGATTTTAATATTGCTTAGTATCCCTCCCTCCTTAGGTCTGGGAGCAAACCTCTTTGTAATGTAATGTACATCTAGAAATTCCTTCTCTCTTGTATGTATTTCCACTACATTCCAACTTCTGAacttgtaaaacagaaaaagtgtttctagTAGGAGgtgcttttttgggggagggagggaatgaAGGCAAGGAAACTTGAAGGcttaagattttaaatttttttttactttttttttttt
This sequence is a window from Pelecanus crispus isolate bPelCri1 chromosome 11, bPelCri1.pri, whole genome shotgun sequence. Protein-coding genes within it:
- the LOC142594569 gene encoding breakpoint cluster region protein-like: MWELLVTDYSLQGVFRNFCQSCTYRNRSNSTGKHVCAGSNPLWAHVRNKVRRDKLDPQALQDKDWQRTVISMNGVEVKLSVKFTSREFSLKRMPSRKQTGVFGVKIAIVTKRERSKVPYIVRQCVEEIERRGMEEVGIYRVSGVATDIQALKAAFDVNNKDVSVMMSEMDVNAIAGTLKLYFRELPEPLFTDELYPNFAEGIALSDPVAKESCMLNLLLSLPEPNLVTFLFLLDHLKRVAEREGINKMSLHNLATVFGPTLLRPSEKDSKIPANPTQPITMTDSWSLEVMSQVQVLLYFLQLETIPTPDSKRQSILFSTEV